A genomic region of Pyrus communis chromosome 14, drPyrComm1.1, whole genome shotgun sequence contains the following coding sequences:
- the LOC137715888 gene encoding protein SOSEKI 3-like: MEGRMKKYSQVSPERAKVWTEKSPKYHQNRKVPVVYYLSRNRQLQHPHFMEVPVTSPQGLYLKDVINRLHSLRGRGMASMYSWSSKRNYKGGYVWHDLCEGDLIPPAHGNEYVLKGSELFDESNSDRFSPVAEIKIQNLKQLPEPASSRSQDDSSSSSSLNGKQIKHSQEDELSPPVQRPEGSSSASPESTVGKNSTWGGSLSLTDYKIYKSDGLADASTQTEENGNKPKASETCTRGVSTDGGSLEPDSSYYHDRVPCVKENSEIRSYSVSPPLSSPSPSSSGGKTETLESLIRADVSKLNSFRIAEEEDIRMQNNPRVKATNALMQLISCGSLSVKDHNFGLIPSYKPRYCHSNFHSPLFSTKVMLGELDCLSENPRLMGLRLEDKEYFSGSLIETKMLKEEDGRTALKRSSSYNADRSCKKLDSEEDKEESTSGRLKCIPISIKASLNKQLRSESMRSPISDKPRNSSDGVDGAHINTHCISNGVSKRIKDPSSLKKQSKRLDSFREEKEKVIKIEESLLQELGL; encoded by the exons TTCATGGAGGTTCCTGTAACCTCTCCCCAAGGGCTCTACCTCAAAG ATGTGATTAATAGGCTTCATTCTCTGAGGGGCAGAGGCATGGCTTCCATGTATTCATGGTCTTCTAAGAG AAACTATAAAGGTGGTTATGTTTGGCATGATCTCTGTGAAGGTGATCTGATTCCTCCGGCTCATGGAAATGAGTACGTCCTTAAAGGTTCTGAGCTCTTTGATGAATCGAATTCGG ATCGGTTTAGCCCAGTGGCAGAAATTAAAATCCAGAACTTGAAACAATTACCAGAACCAGCATCTTCTAGGAGCCAAGATGATTCTTCATCGTCGTCAAGTTTGAATGGGAAGCAAATAAAGCATTCTCAAGAAGATGAGCTCTCTCCTCCAGTTCAACGTCCCGAAGGCTCTTCTAGCGCTTCTCCGGAGTCTACAGTCGGAAAGAATTCCACTTGGGGGGGTTCACTGAGCTTGACAGATTACAAGATTTACAAGAGTGACGGTTTAGCTGATGCTTCCACGCAGACTGAAGAAAATGGGAACAAACCTAAAGCATCAGAAACTTGTACAAGAGGTGTTTCCACAGATGGTGGGTCATTAGAACCGGATTCCAGTTATTATCATGATCGAGTGCCGTGTGTGAAAGAGAACTCTGAGATTCGCAGTTATTCAGTTTCTCCTCCTCTGTCATCCCCCAGCCCATCTTCGTCAGGTGGGAAGACTGAAACTTTGGAATCACTTATTAGGGCTGATGTTAGTAAACTCAACAGTTTTAGAATAGCTGAAGAGGAAGACATTCGAATGCAAAACAATCCAAGGGTTAAGGCTACCAATGCACTTATGCAACTTATATCATGTGGTTCATTATCAGTGAAGGATCACAATTTTGGTCTTATTCCAAGCTACAAGCCCCGGTATTGCCATTCGAATTTCCACTCCCCATTATTCTCTACTAAAGTAATGCTAGGAGAGCTAGACTGCCTTTCAGAGAATCCAAGGCTCATGGGTTTGAGATTGGAAGATAAAGAATATTTTAGTGGGAGCTTGATTGAGACTAAAATGCTCAAGGAGGAAGATGGACGTACAGCTCTAAAACGATCATCATCATACAATGCTGACAG GAGTTGCAAGAAGCTGGATTCAGAAGAGGACAAAGAGGAGTCTACGTCAGGACGTTTGAAATGCATCCCAATATCAATCAAAGCTTCGCTGAACAAGCAACTGCGAAGCGAATCTATGAGATCCCCCATTTCCGATAAACCAAGGAACTCCTCAGATGGAGTTGATGGTGCACATATCAATACCCACTGTATATCCAATGGAGTTAGTAAAAGAATCAAAGACCCTTCATCTCTTAAAAAGCAATCAAAAAGGTTAGATTCATTTagagaagagaaggagaaggtgaTCAAAATCGAAGAAA GCTTGCTTCAGGAGCTCGGGTTATAA